AGCTGCCGCTGCCGGAGGTTCCGGCGGCCGGTGCCGAGCCCGACATCCGCGACCTGCCGGGCGGTGCCTCCAACACCACCCACGGCGAGGGGGTGGTGCGCGGTGTCGGCTACGGCGTGTGCATCAAGAACGTCTGCTACGCCGAGGGGGCGGACGACTTCTCCACCGCCAGGGTGCGGCTGCAGAACGTGGCGGGGGAACCGCTCGCGATGGTGCACACCGCCGCCGCGGAGGTCGGGCAGGGCCTGGTCACCGTGCAACAGCAGATCGCCCGGAGCGAGCTGGAGGTGGAGCGGGTCAACATCCACCCGAACGACACCAGCGTGGGGCCGGCGGGGTCCAGCTCCGCCTCGCGGCAGACCTACGTGACCGGCGGTGCCGTGCAGGCGGCGTGCCGAGCGGTCCGGGAACGGCTGCTGGCGATCACCGCCGAGCGGTTCGACGAGCCCGCCGCGGAGCTGTCGCTGTCCGGCGGGAAGATCGTTTCCCGGGGCTCGGGAGTGCTCGCCGACATCGCCGAGGTGCTCGGCTCCGAGGTCATCGAGGAGACCAGGGAGTACCACCACCGCGAGACCTTCCCGCTCGACGAACAGGGACACAGTGAGCGCGCCCAGGTGCAGCACGCCTTCTCGGCCCACCGCGCCGTGGTCGACGTGGACACCGAGCTGGGGCTGATCAAGGTCGTGCAGCTGGACTGCTCGCAGGACGTCGGCAAGGCGGTCAACCCCGAGTCTGTGGTGGGGCAGATCCAGGGTGGCTCGGCCCAGGGACTGGGCCTGGCGGTCATGGAGGAGATCCAGGTGGGCGAGGGCAAGATCCGCAACCCCTCGTTCACCGACTACCTGATCCCGACCATTCTCGACATGCCGCCGATGAACGTCGACGTCATCGAACGGGGCGACCCCAACGCGCCCTACGGCGTGCGGGGGGTCGGAGAGCCCCCGACGATCTCCTCCACCCCGGCCATCGTGGCCGCGATCCGCGCGGCCACCGGCAGGGAACTGACCCACGTGCCGGTCGGTCCCGAGCACATCATCGGCTGACCCCCAGGGCCGGCCCGATCCGGCGGGGCGCGGCCGACCCACCGGGGATCACGCCGGTCCCCACCCCGCCGGGGCCGCCCGGCCGGGTGGTCCCGGGGCTCCCACCACGAAAGGAACAGTCTTGTCCGCACAGGAAACCGCGTCCGCGCTCCCGGCGCGGGCCGGGGAATGGATGCAGGAAGCGATCCGACTGGCCACCGACAGCGTGGCCAGGGGCGGCGGCCCCTTCGGAGCCGTGATCGGCAGGGGCGAGGAGATCGTGGCCACCGGCACGAACATGGTGACCACCAACCTCGACCCCACCGCCCATGCCGAGGTGACCGCCATCCGCAACGCCTGCCTGGCCCTGAACAGCTTCAAGCTGGACGGCTGCGTGCTCATCACCTCCTGCGAACCGTGTCCGATGTGCATGGCTTCCGCGCTGTGGGCCCGGGTGGACCGGATCGGCTACGCGGCCGACCGGGACGACGCGGCGGTCGCGGGTTTCGACGACCGGGCCTTCTACGAACTGTTCACCGATCCCGACGCGGTGTGGCCGACACCGGTGCGGCGTATCGAAGCGGGTAACCGCACCGAACCCTTCGACGCTTGGCGGAACAAGGCCGACCGCGTCGAGTACTGACAGCGCCATCTACGCTGTCAGTGCCGTTCCACGGCGGCGCCGGCCGTGACGACCGGGTCATGCCGGCGCCGTGGGTACACCGTCGCGGAGTGACACCCGAGTGCGCTCCCGGTACCCGCAGCAGGGCGTCAACCGCCGTGCTCGAGACATCCAGTATTCACCAAACGCCCCTGATCGGGCCGGACACAGTGCTGTTCACGGCCCGAT
The nucleotide sequence above comes from Actinopolyspora erythraea. Encoded proteins:
- a CDS encoding nucleoside deaminase, with the protein product MQEAIRLATDSVARGGGPFGAVIGRGEEIVATGTNMVTTNLDPTAHAEVTAIRNACLALNSFKLDGCVLITSCEPCPMCMASALWARVDRIGYAADRDDAAVAGFDDRAFYELFTDPDAVWPTPVRRIEAGNRTEPFDAWRNKADRVEY